CGCAGAGGCAATCATGACCACCGACAAGAAGAAAAAAATCTCTTCTAGAACAATCGAAGTCAATGGAGTCAAAGGAATCATTTACGGAATCGCAAAAGGAGCCGGAATGATCGAGCCGAATATGGCGACAATGCTCTGTTATATCCTCACTGACCTAAAGCCAGCGAATGGTAATTTATACGATATTCTAAAATCCTCCGTAAACAAAAGCTTTAATTGTATGAGCATAGACTCTGACACTTCTACAAGTGATACAGTCGTTCTTATGTGCAATGGCTTAGCAGGCTCTGTTCCCATTTCCAATTTTCAAAATGCGTTAGACGAGATATGCATTGACCTCACAAAACAAATAGCCGCCGACGGAGAGGGAGCGACTAAACTCATTGAGCTAGATATTCTAAAAGCACGAGACGAAGCCCAAGCGCATAAGATCGGTAAGTCGGTAATAAATTCTCCTCTCGTAAAAACTGCAATTTATGGAGGAGACCCGAATTGGGGAAGATTTGTAATGGCAATCGGTAAAGTATTCGATGAGAAAATTTCCTTTGAAAACTTAGCCATCTACATCGGTGGAATCTCGGTTAAGGGAGCTGATGCAGATACTCTCAAAAAACTCTCTCTCTATTTAAAAAATAACTCTTTAGTTCAAATCTCAATTCATCTAGGTGCGGGAAATTCTTCCAAACGTTTTTGGGGATGCGATTTTACAGAAGGCTACATTCAAGAAAACGCTTATTATACAACCTAATGAAAGAAAAAATTGTAGAATCGTTTTTCTCTCTCCTGCCCTCTGATTACCGAGTCAAAGCAATAGTCATTTCAGTTGGGGTAAGGATAATATCGATTATCCTTGCACTCTTAACGTATTATTATGTTGGACAATTAATTCCAAAAGCTATCGACTACTCTCTGCAAATTACTATGATCGGAACAATTGTAATTTCAGTAATTCTAATCGTTCCGCTACAAGAATTTCTAGAAACAAAAATAAAAAAAGCATTCCTCTCTGAATACTTATTCGAAGACCCACAAGGACATAACAGTCCGAAACCTCGATTTGAAATCAACGCATTAATCAGCAAAGTATTTCCAGATATGGTTAAAATTTCAGGTAGCAAATACGGAAGACTTGCCGTGCTAATTCGCGAGCCTGCAGATTTCGAGGCGTATACCTACTTCAACGGTCGCCGAAGAAAGATTAAACCCAAAGGTGTGCAAATCAAAGATAGACTTTTATTATTTTTAAAAGATAAAAAGCATGGAGTTTCGATTGGAGAGTTATTAGGACGATCAGATATTAACGATGACTTCTTAGATCT
The Leptospiraceae bacterium genome window above contains:
- the argJ gene encoding bifunctional glutamate N-acetyltransferase/amino-acid acetyltransferase ArgJ gives rise to the protein MYPLGFYSFGKNIGIKDSTLDFSVIYSEILCDATAVFTRNNFPGSPVIVGREHIQNGKLQAIVINSKNSNVATGQKGIDNARKTCEVLADNLGIRTEDILPSSTGVIGVPLPVEKILSACKSAKESLKPGNLEEVAEAIMTTDKKKKISSRTIEVNGVKGIIYGIAKGAGMIEPNMATMLCYILTDLKPANGNLYDILKSSVNKSFNCMSIDSDTSTSDTVVLMCNGLAGSVPISNFQNALDEICIDLTKQIAADGEGATKLIELDILKARDEAQAHKIGKSVINSPLVKTAIYGGDPNWGRFVMAIGKVFDEKISFENLAIYIGGISVKGADADTLKKLSLYLKNNSLVQISIHLGAGNSSKRFWGCDFTEGYIQENAYYTT